One window from the genome of bacterium encodes:
- a CDS encoding glycosyltransferase family 2 protein yields the protein MSVRLSVVSPMYNEAETAAEFVRRVSAVLDGLDMTSEIVLVDDGSADDTWDLIERLARDNGRVRGVRLSRNFGHQCALMAGLCAATGQAIVMMDADLQHPPELIPRLLEKWREGYHVVNTIRTNTLDAGPLKRGLTAAFYAFINRISDVPITPNAADFRLVDRAVLEELKKLREHTVFLRGLMNWVGFSQTAVEFEADRRFAGETKYSLGRMLKFALTAIISFSTQPLRLGVWSGLIVFLLSWIYGLWAVYAKFVAHLVVPGWTSTVWLIMLAASIQLFVLGIIAEYISQIYEETKGRPLFIVRENVGFARREPGPEDPPA from the coding sequence ATGAGCGTGAGACTATCGGTCGTTTCGCCCATGTACAATGAAGCCGAGACGGCCGCGGAGTTCGTCCGCCGGGTAAGCGCCGTGCTGGACGGCCTGGACATGACCTCCGAGATCGTGCTCGTGGACGACGGCAGCGCCGATGACACGTGGGACCTGATCGAGCGCCTGGCGCGGGACAACGGCCGGGTCCGCGGCGTGCGCCTGTCGCGGAACTTCGGCCACCAGTGCGCCCTCATGGCGGGCCTGTGTGCCGCAACGGGCCAGGCGATCGTGATGATGGACGCCGACCTGCAGCACCCGCCAGAGTTGATCCCGCGCCTGCTGGAGAAGTGGCGCGAGGGCTATCACGTGGTCAACACCATCCGCACCAACACTCTGGACGCCGGGCCGCTCAAGCGGGGCCTCACGGCCGCCTTCTACGCCTTCATCAACCGCATCTCGGATGTGCCCATCACACCGAATGCGGCGGACTTCCGTCTGGTGGATCGTGCTGTCCTGGAAGAGCTGAAGAAGCTGCGGGAGCACACTGTATTCCTGCGGGGCCTGATGAACTGGGTAGGCTTCTCGCAGACCGCGGTCGAGTTTGAGGCGGACCGACGCTTTGCCGGCGAGACCAAGTACTCACTGGGGCGCATGCTCAAGTTCGCCCTGACGGCGATCATCTCGTTCTCCACCCAGCCCCTGCGCCTCGGGGTCTGGTCGGGCCTGATCGTCTTCCTGCTGTCATGGATCTACGGCCTGTGGGCCGTCTACGCCAAGTTTGTCGCCCATCTCGTTGTGCCCGGCTGGACCTCGACTGTCTGGCTGATCATGCTGGCGGCCAGCATCCAGCTCTTCGTGCTGGGGATCATCGCCGAGTACATCTCGCAGATCTACGAGGAGACGAAGGGCCGGCCGCTATTCATCGTCCGCGAGAACGTCGGCTTCGCGCGCCGCGAGCCGGGCCCCGAAGACCCACCGGCATGA
- a CDS encoding ChbG/HpnK family deacetylase, with protein MSQHDVSVVLNADDLGLAPAVNASVAALCRAGVVRSASLLVTGPAAAEAIALAHRLPELGVGLHLAWIHERPAAEPGQIPALLDREGRLVLGHKQFMARLLTGRLPLEQVRREAEAQLERMVAAGLRPTHLDSHQHLHLWPPLFEMCLELCRAHGIPFIRLPGRGALETGSVRVGPVRRRLMAYVIGRVRGRDTGAIGHTDEVWGMLAAGHLSRELLLSLLGGLQPGRHEIMCHPATEACDAYTRHRWGYAWAAEHQALSAPEVGEMIARRGLRVTNFREMAANNL; from the coding sequence ATGAGCCAGCACGACGTCAGTGTCGTCCTCAATGCCGACGATCTCGGCCTGGCGCCGGCAGTGAACGCCTCCGTGGCTGCGCTGTGTCGGGCGGGTGTCGTGCGGTCAGCCAGTCTGCTGGTGACAGGCCCCGCGGCCGCGGAGGCCATCGCGCTGGCCCACCGCCTGCCCGAGTTGGGTGTGGGGCTGCACCTGGCGTGGATCCACGAGCGCCCGGCGGCCGAGCCGGGGCAGATTCCGGCGCTCCTGGACCGCGAGGGGCGCCTGGTGCTGGGCCACAAGCAGTTCATGGCGCGGCTGCTGACCGGGCGGCTGCCCCTGGAGCAGGTGCGGCGCGAGGCTGAGGCGCAACTGGAGCGGATGGTGGCAGCGGGCCTGCGCCCCACACACCTGGACAGCCATCAGCATCTGCACCTGTGGCCGCCGCTGTTTGAGATGTGCCTGGAGCTGTGCCGCGCGCACGGCATCCCGTTCATCCGGCTGCCGGGGCGAGGGGCCCTGGAGACAGGGTCGGTGCGGGTCGGGCCGGTGCGGCGCCGGCTGATGGCCTATGTGATCGGGCGGGTCCGCGGGCGCGACACAGGAGCCATCGGCCACACCGACGAAGTGTGGGGCATGCTGGCGGCGGGGCATCTGAGCCGCGAACTGCTCCTGAGCCTCCTGGGCGGGCTGCAGCCGGGCCGGCACGAGATCATGTGTCACCCCGCCACGGAGGCCTGCGATGCCTACACGCGCCACCGATGGGGCTATGCGTGGGCTGCCGAGCACCAGGCACTGAGTGCGCCCGAGGTGGGGGAGATGATCGCCCGCCGCGGGTTGCGCGTGACGAACTTCCGAGAGATGGCCGCCAATAACCTCTGA
- a CDS encoding glycosyltransferase family 2 protein: MEAAGSIKSVSLVLPVYNEEDNVQPLYEALVGTMAGLPLPCEVVLVNDGSSDDTAARLDALAERDSRFVIIHLRRNFGQTAAMAAGFDQATGDVVIAMDADLQNDPADIPKLLDKMREGYDVVSGWRRDRKDKWLTRILPSKIANWLISWMTGVYLHDYGCSLKAYRREVLRDVRLYGEMHRYIPALAYWAGGSVAEVVVTHHPRRFGKSKYGLSRILRVVLDLMTVKFLLAYSTKPIQVFGRWGVISGALGFLLALYLSVEKLVLNVNIGTRPLLLLAVLLMIVGVQFITMGLMAEVQVRTYYESQNKPIYRVRRVVRQGEASGDK, translated from the coding sequence ATGGAAGCCGCTGGCAGCATCAAGAGTGTATCGCTGGTTCTCCCGGTGTACAACGAAGAGGACAACGTGCAGCCGCTATACGAGGCGCTGGTGGGGACGATGGCCGGGCTGCCCTTGCCGTGCGAGGTGGTGTTGGTCAACGACGGCAGCAGCGACGATACGGCGGCTCGGCTGGACGCGCTGGCCGAGCGCGACAGTCGCTTCGTCATCATCCACCTGCGGCGCAACTTCGGGCAGACAGCCGCCATGGCCGCCGGGTTCGATCAGGCCACGGGCGACGTCGTCATCGCCATGGATGCCGACCTGCAGAACGACCCGGCGGACATCCCGAAGCTGCTGGACAAGATGAGAGAGGGCTACGACGTGGTCAGCGGGTGGCGGCGCGACCGCAAGGACAAGTGGCTCACCCGCATCCTGCCCTCCAAGATCGCCAACTGGTTGATCTCCTGGATGACCGGGGTGTACCTGCACGACTACGGCTGCTCGCTCAAGGCCTACCGCCGCGAGGTGCTGCGCGATGTGCGGCTGTACGGCGAGATGCACCGCTACATCCCCGCGCTGGCCTACTGGGCAGGCGGCAGCGTGGCCGAGGTGGTCGTGACCCACCACCCGCGCCGCTTCGGCAAGAGCAAGTACGGCCTCTCGCGCATCCTCCGGGTCGTGCTCGACCTGATGACCGTCAAGTTCCTGCTGGCCTACTCAACCAAGCCGATCCAGGTATTCGGGCGCTGGGGCGTGATCTCCGGCGCTCTGGGCTTCCTGCTGGCGCTGTACCTGTCGGTGGAGAAGCTGGTCCTCAATGTCAACATCGGCACCCGCCCGCTGCTGCTGCTGGCGGTGCTGCTGATGATCGTGGGGGTGCAGTTCATCACCATGGGGCTGATGGCCGAGGTGCAGGTGCGCACGTACTACGAGAGCCAGAACAAGCCGATCTACCGCGTCCGGCGGGTGGTCCGCCAGGGCGAGGCATCAGGAGACAAATGA